Proteins encoded together in one Thermosipho atlanticus DSM 15807 window:
- the pepV gene encoding dipeptidase PepV encodes MNIEIEKKIDKLVDEYFDEMLDSLKRVIKIKSVMGTEKDNMPFGEGPARALSETLKICKELGFETLNVDNYAGHVTYGNSGKLYGVLGHLDVVPEGDLDKWESDPYELTIKEGKMFGRGVSDDKGPSIGALYALKIVSEIVENPKNTIRIIFGTNEENGSKCLKYYFQKQPYPDAAVTPDGSFPLIFAEKGNVTYELSISLDTNYHTKLLELDAGTAVNVVPEICRVVIETEKVKEIEYVLQNHKSKCGFEYKINENKIEIKSIGKSAHGSTPELGINAAACMLELLTRIDFGPVNQIIETLYEKLGKDINGRGLDIYGEDKVSGKLTCNLGILKLQDNLLRAFINIRYPIFFNVDMITRQLNEALKGFTIERKRHSNPLYIPKDSDLVKLLLDVYRNVTKDESEPIAIGGGTYARAVPYGVAFGATFPGEQTGMHQPNENWSLDSFKKFVRIYARLMYRWLTE; translated from the coding sequence ATGAATATTGAAATTGAAAAGAAAATTGATAAACTTGTTGACGAGTATTTTGACGAAATGCTTGATTCACTAAAAAGAGTAATAAAGATAAAATCAGTTATGGGTACTGAAAAAGATAATATGCCATTTGGGGAAGGCCCAGCTAGAGCGCTTTCTGAAACACTCAAAATTTGTAAAGAACTTGGTTTTGAAACTCTGAATGTAGATAATTATGCTGGTCATGTGACATATGGAAATTCAGGAAAATTATATGGGGTATTAGGACATTTGGATGTTGTTCCAGAAGGTGACTTAGATAAATGGGAATCTGATCCGTATGAATTGACAATAAAAGAAGGGAAAATGTTTGGAAGAGGAGTTTCAGATGATAAGGGTCCAAGTATAGGTGCTTTATATGCTTTAAAGATTGTATCTGAAATTGTTGAAAATCCTAAAAACACAATAAGAATAATTTTTGGGACTAATGAAGAAAATGGCTCAAAATGTTTGAAATATTATTTTCAAAAACAACCATATCCTGATGCTGCTGTTACTCCAGATGGTTCCTTCCCACTTATATTTGCTGAGAAAGGAAATGTGACATATGAACTGTCAATTTCTTTAGATACAAATTATCATACAAAGTTATTAGAATTAGATGCTGGAACCGCTGTTAATGTAGTTCCAGAAATTTGTAGAGTTGTAATTGAAACTGAAAAGGTAAAGGAAATAGAATATGTATTGCAAAATCATAAAAGTAAATGTGGATTTGAATACAAAATAAACGAAAACAAAATCGAAATCAAATCTATTGGTAAATCTGCCCATGGTTCTACGCCAGAGCTTGGGATAAATGCAGCAGCATGTATGTTAGAGTTACTTACGAGAATTGACTTTGGCCCTGTTAATCAGATCATTGAAACCTTATATGAAAAACTTGGTAAAGATATAAATGGAAGAGGATTGGATATCTATGGTGAAGATAAAGTAAGTGGAAAATTAACATGCAATCTTGGAATTTTAAAACTTCAAGATAATTTATTAAGGGCATTTATAAACATTAGATATCCAATATTTTTTAATGTAGATATGATTACAAGACAGTTAAATGAAGCATTAAAAGGATTTACGATTGAAAGAAAAAGGCATAGCAATCCTTTATACATTCCGAAAGATAGTGATCTTGTCAAATTGTTATTAGATGTGTATCGAAATGTGACAAAAGACGAAAGTGAACCAATAGCAATTGGAGGAGGAACGTATGCACGTGCGGTGCCATATGGTGTAGCATTTGGTGCAACTTTCCCAGGAGAACAAACAGGTATGCATCAACCAAATGAGAATTGGTCCCTTGATTCTTTCAAAAAATTTGTAAGAATATATGCTAGATTGATGTATAGGTGGTTAACAGAGTGA
- a CDS encoding sulfite exporter TauE/SafE family protein, which produces MEFTVNELITLFSLIFLAGFVDSIAGGGGLISLPAYLFLGLPSHNALATNKLSSSIGTTLSTLRYAKGKFIVFEVALFSVIFSFAGSFIGANLALLVSENKLKVVISILIVMAAFLLLFRTNDRAKKLKQGASLSKIKRILISSLIGFLVGMYDGFFGPGTGTFLIILYINFLFFEPVKASGTAKIVNLASNVSALFAFILEHKVIYSIGLPAAFFGILGNWFGSGIAMKKGERIIKPVIIIVLFLLFIKILKDIV; this is translated from the coding sequence TTGGAATTTACGGTTAACGAGTTGATAACGTTGTTTTCATTGATCTTTTTAGCAGGTTTCGTTGATTCAATTGCTGGAGGTGGCGGTCTAATATCACTTCCAGCTTATTTATTTTTAGGATTACCTAGTCACAATGCTCTTGCAACAAATAAGTTATCTTCGAGCATTGGGACAACTTTAAGTACATTGAGGTATGCGAAAGGTAAATTTATAGTTTTCGAAGTTGCACTCTTTTCTGTTATTTTTTCTTTTGCTGGTTCGTTCATTGGTGCCAATTTGGCTTTGTTAGTTTCAGAAAATAAGTTAAAGGTTGTTATTTCCATTTTGATAGTAATGGCTGCTTTTTTGTTGCTTTTTCGAACTAATGATAGAGCTAAGAAACTTAAGCAAGGAGCGAGTCTTTCAAAAATTAAAAGAATATTAATTTCAAGTTTGATAGGTTTTTTAGTTGGTATGTATGATGGATTTTTTGGACCGGGAACTGGTACTTTTCTTATTATCTTATATATTAATTTTTTGTTTTTTGAACCGGTTAAAGCTTCGGGAACCGCCAAAATTGTCAATCTTGCATCTAATGTTAGTGCTTTGTTTGCGTTTATTTTAGAACACAAAGTGATTTATTCAATAGGTTTACCAGCAGCATTTTTTGGGATTTTGGGTAATTGGTTTGGCTCAGGTATAGCAATGAAAAAGGGAGAGCGGATTATTAAACCAGTTATTATTATTGTTTTATTTCTGTTGTTCATAAAGATTTTGAAAGATATTGTTTGA